The Aggregicoccus sp. 17bor-14 genome includes a region encoding these proteins:
- a CDS encoding DNA internalization-related competence protein ComEC/Rec2, with protein MERLSWRDLGARPLVFPALALGLGAAFPDPTSPSRAEFLALGAALAVLSWTLGRRAGAHLAVLLGCLFAGAGLARREARVELPPGVGAGPVRLEGEVERVEPFGDATGATTRLLLRVARVDGAPARLRVGLTLRGAAPALEPGQRVQVPARLRPEEPVANPGQPDPGAARRRRAQRYTASAPAGALLVLSPAPPWRRWVSRERALLGERVRALAPTPESAALFLTLAAGERAALDDGLEEAFSRSGLAHVLSVSGLHVAALALMTLALLRRGLVRALPRLGPARSRRLDARRLAAPAAVPFVWAYVLFTGSQPPAIRSAVMATVVLLGLSLWRRADGLNCLAAAGALMVAWEPAAVADLSLQLSFLAVFSLLLLGPALQLALPEVTPAPETASAWRRGLSRVRASVQETLCASAAVVLASLPLVAATFGRVSVAGLVSNIVCMPLCGLLTGLAAGGAALSVAAAPLATPVLWAGAWASQLLIVLTRAFAAAPFATLPLHAFGALPAALYGAGLLAWALGEGRARRLGWLAPVGLLAALFLPALAPQPGLRITFLSVGQGDAIVLTSGGESAVVDAGGVPGGADTGERYVLPFLAASGVRRLALAVLSHPHPDHALGLRSVLAKVPTARLWLSADTTDGPLSRAVIAAAGPGAQVEEIEVGHPPFPLGEATLEVLGPPRDRVLLEGANDRSIVLRVRHGAVSVLLAGDVEAEGEAALLPSLGPVTVLKAPHHGSRTSSSPALLERLRPRYVVFCVGRDNRFGFPHPEVEARYRQMGTECLRTDIDGAVTLESDGRDVRLVPYLPRSAGRDLPALAAAGGHPQP; from the coding sequence GTGGAACGGCTGTCGTGGCGCGACCTTGGCGCGCGTCCTCTGGTCTTCCCGGCGCTCGCCCTCGGGCTGGGCGCCGCGTTCCCGGACCCAACGAGCCCCTCTCGCGCTGAATTCCTCGCGCTCGGAGCGGCGCTCGCCGTCCTGTCCTGGACACTGGGCAGGCGGGCAGGCGCCCACCTGGCCGTGCTCCTCGGCTGCCTCTTCGCGGGGGCGGGGCTCGCGCGCCGCGAGGCGCGGGTGGAGCTGCCGCCGGGCGTGGGCGCCGGACCGGTGAGGCTGGAGGGCGAGGTGGAGCGGGTCGAGCCCTTCGGAGATGCGACCGGGGCCACGACGCGCCTGCTGCTGAGGGTGGCGCGCGTGGACGGAGCGCCCGCGCGGCTGCGGGTGGGGCTCACCCTGCGCGGGGCAGCGCCGGCGCTCGAGCCCGGGCAGCGGGTGCAGGTGCCCGCGCGGCTGCGGCCGGAGGAGCCGGTGGCGAACCCCGGCCAGCCGGACCCGGGCGCCGCGCGGCGCCGGCGCGCCCAGCGCTACACGGCGAGCGCGCCGGCCGGGGCGCTGCTGGTGCTCTCCCCTGCCCCGCCCTGGCGGCGCTGGGTGAGCCGCGAGCGGGCGCTGCTGGGCGAGCGGGTGCGGGCGCTCGCCCCCACGCCGGAGTCCGCGGCCCTCTTCCTCACGCTCGCGGCCGGGGAGCGCGCCGCGCTGGACGACGGGCTGGAGGAGGCCTTCAGCCGCAGCGGGCTCGCGCACGTGCTGAGCGTGAGCGGGCTGCACGTGGCGGCGCTCGCGCTGATGACGCTCGCGCTCTTGCGCCGCGGGCTCGTGCGCGCGCTGCCGCGGCTGGGCCCCGCGCGCTCGCGCCGCCTGGATGCGCGCCGGCTCGCGGCGCCCGCGGCCGTGCCCTTCGTCTGGGCCTACGTGCTCTTCACCGGCAGCCAGCCTCCCGCCATCCGCTCCGCCGTCATGGCCACGGTGGTGCTGCTGGGCCTGAGCCTGTGGCGGCGCGCGGACGGGCTCAACTGCCTCGCGGCCGCCGGCGCGCTGATGGTGGCGTGGGAGCCCGCGGCGGTGGCGGACCTCTCCCTGCAGCTCTCCTTCCTGGCCGTCTTCAGCCTCCTGCTGCTGGGCCCCGCGCTGCAGCTCGCCCTGCCCGAGGTGACGCCCGCGCCCGAGACGGCGAGCGCATGGCGGCGGGGGCTCTCGCGGGTGCGTGCGAGCGTGCAGGAGACGCTGTGCGCGAGCGCCGCGGTGGTGCTCGCGAGCCTCCCCCTGGTGGCAGCCACCTTCGGGCGGGTGAGCGTGGCGGGGCTGGTGTCCAACATCGTCTGCATGCCGCTGTGTGGGCTGCTCACGGGGCTCGCCGCGGGAGGCGCGGCGCTCTCGGTGGCCGCGGCGCCGCTCGCCACGCCCGTGCTGTGGGCAGGGGCGTGGGCCTCGCAGCTGCTCATCGTGCTCACGCGGGCCTTCGCCGCGGCGCCCTTCGCCACCCTGCCCCTGCACGCGTTCGGGGCGCTGCCCGCCGCGCTCTATGGCGCGGGGCTGCTCGCGTGGGCGCTGGGCGAGGGGCGCGCGCGCAGGCTCGGGTGGCTCGCGCCAGTGGGGCTGCTCGCTGCGCTCTTCCTGCCAGCGCTCGCGCCCCAGCCCGGCCTGCGCATCACCTTCCTCTCGGTGGGCCAGGGCGACGCCATCGTGCTCACCTCGGGCGGCGAGAGCGCGGTGGTGGACGCGGGCGGGGTGCCGGGCGGCGCGGACACCGGGGAGCGCTACGTGCTGCCCTTCCTCGCGGCGAGCGGGGTGCGAAGGCTCGCGCTCGCGGTGCTCTCGCACCCGCACCCGGACCACGCGCTGGGCCTGCGCTCGGTGCTCGCGAAGGTGCCCACCGCGCGGCTGTGGCTCTCGGCGGACACGACGGACGGGCCACTCTCGCGCGCGGTCATCGCCGCAGCGGGGCCGGGCGCGCAGGTGGAGGAGATCGAGGTGGGCCACCCGCCCTTCCCGCTCGGCGAGGCCACGCTGGAGGTGCTGGGGCCGCCGCGAGACCGGGTGCTCCTGGAGGGGGCGAACGATCGCAGCATCGTGCTGCGGGTGCGCCACGGCGCGGTGAGCGTGCTGCTCGCCGGGGACGTCGAGGCCGAGGGCGAGGCGGCGCTGCTGCCCTCGCTCGGCCCTGTGACGGTGCTCAAGGCGCCCCACCACGGCTCACGTACCTCCTCGAGCCCCGCGCTGCTCGAGCGCCTGCGGCCGCGCTACGTCGTGTTCTGCGTGGGGCGGGACAACCGCTTCGGCTTCCCCCACCCCGAGGTGGAGGCGCGCTACCGCCAGATGGGCACGGAGTGTCTGCGCACGGACATCGACGGGGCGGTGACCCTGGAGAGTGACGGCCGGGACGTACGCCTGGTCCCCTACCTGCCGCGCAGTGCCGGGCGTGACCTTCCGGCGCTTGCGGCGGCGGGGGGCCATCCCCAGCCTTGA
- a CDS encoding carbohydrate-binding family 9-like protein produces MRALAPVPVLLLLALATPGCRDEQAGPPVRSARLPPALAPRVLDAAPPDLTFRSGATFGGGAVQYLGSRVTPADARPGEEVRLAHYFVARTPPPAGWRFFVHVLDAATGQMVLNADHDFQDGAAPLGAWPVGKVMEDVHRVPMPSAPALVVLGFWQESARLPVDDPRASAGADRMRGPTLGGAAPPLPEYHVPRTRKPPRIDGVADEPAWAAAPQVTLRGSFDGRPAPLRTQARLLYDDQNLYVTFDVEDPDVWGTFRKRDEPIYEQEVVEIFLDANADGRTYNELEVSPHGVIFDAYFPARRQGMDLSWDSGMRAAVKVRGTLDDPSDRDEGWTVELQIPLARLAEVPHLPPRAGDRWRFNLYRLDQPDRRTQQGQALSPLFVGDFHALPRFAWLVFE; encoded by the coding sequence ATGCGCGCCCTCGCTCCCGTCCCCGTGCTGCTGCTGCTCGCCCTCGCCACCCCTGGCTGCCGCGACGAGCAGGCCGGCCCGCCCGTGCGCTCCGCGCGCCTGCCGCCCGCGCTCGCGCCGCGCGTGCTGGACGCGGCGCCCCCGGATCTCACCTTCCGCAGCGGGGCCACCTTCGGCGGCGGCGCGGTGCAGTACCTCGGCTCGCGCGTGACGCCCGCGGACGCGCGGCCCGGCGAGGAGGTGCGGCTCGCCCACTACTTCGTCGCGCGCACGCCGCCGCCCGCGGGCTGGCGCTTCTTCGTGCACGTGCTGGACGCCGCCACGGGTCAGATGGTGCTCAACGCGGACCACGACTTCCAGGACGGCGCCGCGCCGCTCGGCGCATGGCCGGTGGGCAAGGTGATGGAGGACGTGCACCGCGTGCCCATGCCCTCGGCGCCGGCGCTCGTGGTGCTGGGCTTCTGGCAGGAGTCCGCGCGGCTGCCGGTGGACGACCCGCGCGCCTCGGCGGGCGCGGACCGCATGCGCGGCCCCACGCTGGGGGGCGCGGCGCCGCCGCTGCCCGAGTACCACGTGCCGCGCACCCGCAAGCCGCCGCGCATCGACGGCGTCGCGGACGAGCCCGCGTGGGCCGCCGCGCCCCAGGTCACCCTGCGCGGCAGCTTCGACGGGCGGCCCGCGCCGCTGCGCACGCAGGCGCGGCTGCTCTACGACGACCAGAACCTCTACGTGACCTTCGACGTGGAGGACCCGGACGTGTGGGGCACCTTCCGCAAGCGCGACGAGCCCATCTACGAGCAGGAGGTGGTGGAGATCTTCCTCGACGCGAACGCCGACGGGCGCACCTACAACGAGCTCGAGGTCTCCCCGCACGGCGTCATCTTCGACGCGTACTTCCCCGCGCGCCGCCAGGGCATGGACCTCTCGTGGGACTCGGGGATGCGCGCCGCGGTGAAGGTGCGCGGCACGCTGGACGACCCCAGCGACCGCGACGAGGGCTGGACGGTGGAGCTGCAGATCCCGCTCGCGCGGCTCGCCGAGGTGCCGCACCTGCCGCCGCGCGCGGGCGACCGCTGGCGCTTCAACCTCTACCGGCTGGACCAGCCGGACCGCCGCACGCAGCAGGGGCAGGCGCTCTCGCCGCTCTTCGTGGGGGACTTCCACGCGCTGCCGCGCTTCGCCTGGCTCGTGTTCGAGTAG
- a CDS encoding FHA domain-containing protein: protein MHFEFEHLGSTSHFELAPGQHQLGGGEGDAVRLEGLPAALLTLRVEGERLLVESTQPLSVDGVPLPCGVARLLLPGEVLWLPGEMRLRAVPGAAAERGVGTVALLRGLLADAAAAPPCRAASLTCLTGLDLGRSFPLAEAVLEVGRGERAQIRLRDRAMSRAHARLRRDGEGYCVQDLGSPNGLYLNGHRLRGEAALSDGDVLELGHSLLRYQAPLAEPAAPAAAPAADALAEPAAASDAPSEPMEPGEPVEARGEQGSRLEGWLVGLGAALALAGLAATWALTGG, encoded by the coding sequence ATGCACTTCGAGTTCGAGCACCTGGGGAGCACGAGCCACTTCGAGCTGGCGCCGGGCCAGCACCAGCTGGGCGGCGGCGAGGGGGACGCGGTGCGGCTGGAGGGGCTGCCCGCGGCCCTGCTCACGCTGCGCGTGGAGGGCGAGCGCCTGCTGGTGGAGTCCACCCAGCCCTTGAGCGTGGACGGCGTGCCGCTGCCCTGCGGCGTCGCGCGGCTGCTGCTGCCCGGCGAGGTGCTGTGGCTACCGGGAGAGATGCGGCTGCGCGCCGTGCCGGGCGCGGCCGCAGAGCGCGGCGTGGGCACGGTGGCACTGCTGCGCGGCCTGCTCGCGGATGCGGCCGCGGCCCCGCCCTGCCGCGCGGCGAGCCTCACCTGCCTCACCGGGCTGGACCTCGGCCGCAGCTTCCCGCTCGCCGAGGCCGTGCTGGAGGTGGGCCGCGGCGAGCGCGCGCAGATCCGCCTGCGCGACCGCGCGATGTCGCGCGCCCACGCGCGCCTGCGCCGCGACGGCGAGGGGTACTGCGTGCAGGACCTGGGCAGCCCCAACGGCCTCTACCTCAACGGCCACCGGCTGCGCGGCGAGGCGGCGCTCTCGGACGGAGACGTGCTCGAGCTGGGGCACTCGCTGCTGCGCTACCAGGCCCCGCTCGCCGAGCCCGCAGCCCCCGCCGCAGCGCCTGCTGCGGACGCGCTTGCCGAGCCCGCCGCGGCGTCGGACGCGCCGAGCGAGCCCATGGAGCCCGGAGAGCCGGTGGAGGCGCGCGGGGAGCAGGGCTCGCGCCTCGAGGGGTGGCTCGTCGGCCTCGGTGCGGCGCTGGCGCTCGCGGGGCTCGCGGCGACCTGGGCCCTCACCGGCGGCTAG
- a CDS encoding PH domain-containing protein, producing the protein MTGRDAEPGRQTFRPRRVLALVMGVAGALWLGVLVYLLRFDEVPLKTFLSALFFVVFFGVSLAYYGRTLIVVDAAGITYRGILRTLRLSFQDIRKVDVLPGPVTVYAVRGNGRFLHFTSFFEQHRALASLLIERAGLGPLAL; encoded by the coding sequence ATGACGGGGCGCGACGCAGAGCCGGGCAGGCAGACCTTCCGCCCGCGCAGGGTGCTGGCGCTGGTGATGGGGGTGGCGGGCGCGCTCTGGCTCGGAGTGCTCGTCTACCTCCTGCGCTTCGACGAGGTCCCGCTCAAGACCTTCCTCTCCGCGCTCTTCTTCGTCGTCTTCTTCGGCGTGTCGCTCGCCTACTACGGCCGCACGCTCATCGTGGTGGACGCGGCGGGCATCACCTACCGGGGAATCCTGCGCACGCTGCGCCTGTCCTTCCAGGACATCCGCAAGGTGGACGTGCTGCCCGGCCCGGTGACGGTGTACGCGGTGCGCGGCAACGGCCGCTTCCTGCACTTCACCAGCTTCTTCGAGCAGCACCGGGCGCTGGCCTCGCTGCTCATCGAGCGCGCGGGGCTCGGCCCCCTCGCGCTCTGA
- a CDS encoding adenylosuccinate synthase, with protein sequence MPNVVVIGAQWGDEGKGKVVDLLTEHAQVVVRFQGGNNAGHTLVVGGQKTVLHLIPSGILHAGKICVIGNGVVVDPAVLVGEIDALKPRGFLKDDSQLVISAHAHVIFPWHKLIDAFREKARGGAAIGTTGRGIGPAYEDKVARRGIRVRDLLHPDRLQRRIAERLAVALEELRELCRVSGQSVPQLEAGQVFAEFSALGERLRPYVKDASLFLAEQVAKGSRILFEGAQGTLLDVDHGTYPFVTSSNCVAGNAAVGSGLGPTAIDKVMGISKAYTTRVGGGPFPTELTDATGDQLRKVGDEFGATTGRPRRCGWLDGVVLRYAVRVNGLWGIALTKLDVLSGLKQLAICNAYEIDGERVSELPGDYEDLERVKPIYETLPGWDEQLTGVRTFEDLPENAKRYVRRVEEICGVPVVCVSVGADRGETVILQNPFRGE encoded by the coding sequence ATGCCGAACGTCGTCGTCATCGGAGCGCAGTGGGGAGATGAGGGCAAGGGCAAGGTCGTGGACCTGCTCACCGAGCACGCGCAGGTCGTCGTGCGCTTCCAGGGCGGCAACAATGCCGGCCATACCCTGGTGGTGGGCGGGCAGAAGACCGTGCTGCACCTCATCCCGTCGGGGATCCTTCACGCCGGCAAGATCTGCGTGATCGGCAACGGCGTGGTCGTGGACCCGGCGGTGCTGGTGGGCGAGATCGACGCGCTCAAGCCGCGCGGCTTCCTCAAGGACGACTCGCAGCTGGTCATCAGCGCGCACGCCCACGTCATCTTCCCCTGGCACAAGCTCATCGATGCCTTCCGCGAGAAGGCGCGCGGCGGTGCGGCCATCGGCACCACGGGCCGCGGCATCGGGCCTGCCTACGAGGACAAGGTGGCGCGCCGGGGCATCCGCGTGCGCGACCTGCTGCACCCGGACCGCCTGCAGCGGCGCATCGCCGAGCGGCTCGCCGTGGCGCTCGAGGAGCTGCGCGAGCTGTGCCGCGTCTCGGGCCAGAGCGTGCCGCAGCTCGAGGCCGGCCAGGTGTTCGCCGAGTTCAGCGCGCTGGGCGAGCGGCTGCGCCCCTACGTGAAGGACGCCTCGCTCTTCCTCGCCGAGCAGGTGGCGAAGGGCAGCCGCATCCTGTTCGAGGGCGCCCAGGGCACGCTGCTGGACGTGGACCACGGCACCTATCCCTTCGTCACCAGCTCCAACTGCGTGGCGGGCAACGCCGCGGTGGGCTCGGGCCTGGGCCCCACCGCGATCGACAAGGTGATGGGCATCAGCAAGGCGTACACCACGCGCGTGGGCGGTGGGCCCTTCCCCACGGAGCTCACGGACGCCACGGGCGATCAGCTGCGCAAGGTGGGCGACGAGTTCGGCGCCACCACCGGCCGCCCGCGCCGCTGCGGCTGGCTGGACGGCGTGGTGCTGCGCTACGCGGTGCGCGTGAACGGCCTGTGGGGCATCGCCCTCACCAAGCTGGACGTGCTCAGCGGCCTGAAGCAGCTGGCCATCTGCAACGCCTACGAGATCGACGGCGAGCGCGTGAGCGAGCTGCCCGGGGATTACGAGGACCTCGAGCGCGTGAAGCCCATCTACGAGACGCTGCCCGGCTGGGACGAGCAGCTCACCGGCGTGCGCACCTTCGAGGACCTGCCGGAGAACGCCAAGCGCTACGTGCGCCGGGTGGAGGAGATCTGCGGCGTGCCCGTGGTCTGCGTCTCCGTCGGCGCGGACCGCGGCGAGACCGTCATCCTGCAGAACCCCTTCCGCGGCGAGTAG
- a CDS encoding UvrD-helicase domain-containing protein, translating to MSETTGQPLALERNLALMAGAGAGKTYSLVTMALHLLAGARAGHAPLPPARLCLVTFTDKAAAELRSRLRDRLDALARGEAGAAQEPELSASLERLGRAFPSPEQWRPVRAELASAFVGTFHSLCAQLLRRGPAGLGVESGFEVLEALEAQALVRDLCERVVLEALEAPDAEQGAAVRELCQELTFAGTGFSEGLVASLAGVYGKLREEGLRAEQASISSEPSARAAFQQDVEACLRLCAEAREADAAGAWTELCAAAERTLEGMTPENFLAPERFAALEALLRADGRDVSRKSRAPEGRVKELRWRVLGKSDGTALRLVDAYAAWRTVPYEEAFRALLAQVEQRHAAELARRGVLDFTSLLVTARDLLRDRPPFRAQVQERFGALLVDEFQDTNRLQLELVLLLAERREGAPRALSPESALAQALPLEPAFLCAVGDRKQSIYDFRGADVSVFTQLAGKVLSEGGAEHFLRSNRRASPALLAFLNATFAQVMAPRAGAPAYDVAYAPSEDDLSPVRPELAAGPAVERLCAGEGEVSESLRAQDAEAVARRLAALLAPGAEPCVAQGGEAGLRPARGGDVALLFRTFNHLELYRQALVRHGVPHRVLRGRGFYGAQEVLDLAALLALLADPEDALAFATVLRSPLVGLSDASLLRLADADGLRPTSPRLQQLGALGLPAAEQLRLERFLAALPSLRRERDRLAVRALLQAAMRVTGYLEALAASPHAEQASANVHKLLALADRRDAAGAGGCVAFSRELRRLAESDPYEAQADLLDAGDPHAVQLLTIHRAKGLEWPVVVVPGLGGRRRPVQGRALYARGAGLGLRPWLPEGEAPLRSARHEAVRAELAGREAAEAKRLLYVALTRARDRLVLSGAAEHGASRSAWQLLESALAADPGLRALVQDVRVDGLSLPPPPAVAPLDVTAAEAELDAALARVRGPHPAPAGGATACVSAAALQDFAHCARRHALRREGSGLREAGEWWEPGPASVDLEAWVAPRSQGERVRRLLERVDFRLAAASAAAQRAHLEALAAEEGWDTAPGAGQDDAHGVEAVLRLAGGVLASRWARSLGQGALHRRLPYALPLELPEGGRLTLEGQVDLLRELPGGGAELVLYKDSARHPLGAGAYREELAAVRLAARALLPAGVPVRAGVLFLREPSPEPAFPAEGEEAAGLEALARAAQGLLAGAQGPGLQKEGCQALCCGFTEVCFPGPGA from the coding sequence GTGAGCGAGACGACCGGGCAGCCCCTCGCACTCGAGCGCAACCTCGCCCTGATGGCGGGCGCCGGCGCGGGCAAGACGTACAGCCTGGTGACCATGGCGCTGCACCTGCTCGCCGGGGCGCGCGCGGGCCACGCGCCGCTGCCGCCCGCGCGCCTGTGCCTCGTCACCTTCACGGACAAGGCGGCAGCCGAGCTGCGCTCGCGCCTGCGCGACCGCCTGGACGCGCTCGCGCGCGGAGAGGCCGGAGCGGCGCAGGAGCCCGAGCTGAGCGCCTCGCTCGAGCGCCTCGGCCGCGCCTTCCCCTCGCCCGAGCAGTGGCGCCCGGTGCGCGCCGAGCTCGCCTCCGCCTTCGTGGGCACCTTCCACTCGCTGTGCGCGCAGCTGCTGCGCCGCGGGCCCGCGGGGCTCGGCGTGGAGTCTGGCTTCGAGGTGCTGGAGGCGCTCGAGGCCCAGGCGCTGGTGCGCGACCTGTGCGAGCGCGTGGTGCTCGAGGCGCTCGAAGCTCCGGACGCCGAGCAGGGGGCGGCGGTGCGCGAGCTGTGCCAGGAGCTCACCTTCGCGGGCACGGGCTTCTCCGAGGGGCTGGTCGCCTCGCTCGCGGGCGTCTACGGCAAGCTGCGCGAGGAGGGCCTGCGCGCCGAGCAGGCCTCCATCTCCTCCGAGCCCTCTGCGCGCGCCGCCTTCCAGCAGGACGTGGAGGCCTGCCTCCGGCTGTGCGCCGAGGCGCGCGAGGCAGATGCCGCGGGAGCGTGGACGGAGCTGTGCGCCGCGGCCGAGCGCACGCTCGAGGGGATGACGCCGGAGAACTTCCTCGCGCCCGAGCGCTTCGCGGCGCTGGAGGCCTTGCTGCGCGCGGACGGCCGGGACGTCTCGCGCAAGAGCCGCGCGCCGGAGGGGCGGGTGAAGGAGCTGCGCTGGCGGGTGCTGGGCAAGAGCGACGGCACTGCGCTGCGGCTCGTGGATGCGTACGCCGCGTGGCGCACGGTGCCGTACGAGGAGGCCTTCCGCGCGCTGCTCGCGCAGGTGGAGCAGCGGCACGCGGCAGAGCTGGCCCGGCGCGGCGTGCTGGACTTCACCTCTTTGCTGGTGACGGCGAGGGATCTGCTGCGCGACCGGCCCCCGTTCCGCGCGCAGGTGCAGGAGCGCTTCGGCGCGCTGCTGGTGGACGAGTTCCAGGACACGAATCGGCTGCAGCTCGAGCTGGTGCTGCTGCTGGCCGAGCGGCGCGAGGGCGCCCCGCGCGCGCTCTCGCCCGAGAGCGCCCTCGCGCAGGCGCTGCCGCTGGAGCCCGCCTTCCTCTGCGCGGTGGGGGACCGCAAGCAGTCCATCTACGACTTCCGCGGCGCGGATGTCTCCGTCTTCACCCAGCTGGCGGGCAAGGTGCTCTCCGAGGGCGGCGCCGAGCACTTCCTGCGCTCCAACCGCCGCGCGAGCCCCGCGCTGCTCGCCTTCCTCAACGCCACCTTCGCGCAGGTGATGGCGCCGCGCGCCGGAGCGCCCGCGTACGACGTCGCCTACGCGCCCTCCGAGGACGACCTCTCGCCCGTGCGCCCCGAGCTCGCGGCCGGCCCGGCCGTGGAGCGGCTGTGCGCGGGGGAGGGCGAGGTGAGCGAGTCACTGCGCGCGCAGGACGCCGAGGCCGTGGCGCGCCGGCTGGCGGCGCTGCTCGCCCCGGGCGCCGAGCCCTGCGTCGCGCAAGGAGGCGAGGCGGGCCTGCGCCCCGCGCGCGGCGGGGACGTGGCGCTGCTGTTCCGGACCTTCAACCACCTCGAGCTCTACCGCCAGGCGCTGGTGCGCCACGGCGTGCCGCACCGGGTGCTGCGCGGGCGCGGCTTCTACGGCGCGCAGGAGGTGCTGGACCTCGCCGCGCTGCTCGCGCTGCTCGCGGACCCGGAGGACGCGCTCGCCTTCGCCACGGTGCTGCGCTCGCCGCTGGTGGGATTGTCGGACGCCTCGCTGCTGCGGCTCGCAGACGCGGACGGGCTGCGCCCCACCTCGCCGCGCCTGCAGCAGCTCGGCGCCCTGGGACTGCCGGCCGCGGAGCAGCTGCGCCTCGAGCGCTTCCTCGCGGCGCTCCCGTCCCTTCGCCGCGAGCGCGATCGGCTCGCGGTGCGCGCGCTGCTGCAGGCGGCGATGCGGGTGACGGGCTACCTGGAGGCACTCGCGGCCAGCCCCCACGCGGAGCAGGCCAGCGCGAACGTGCACAAGCTGCTCGCGCTCGCGGACCGGCGGGACGCGGCCGGAGCGGGCGGCTGCGTCGCCTTCTCGCGCGAGCTGCGCCGGCTCGCCGAGTCCGACCCCTACGAGGCCCAGGCGGACCTGCTGGACGCAGGCGACCCGCACGCGGTGCAGCTGCTCACCATCCACCGCGCCAAGGGGCTCGAGTGGCCGGTGGTGGTGGTGCCCGGGCTCGGGGGGCGCCGCCGGCCGGTGCAGGGCCGGGCGCTGTACGCGCGGGGCGCGGGGCTCGGGCTGCGCCCGTGGCTTCCGGAGGGCGAGGCGCCGCTGCGCTCGGCGCGCCACGAGGCCGTGCGCGCGGAGCTCGCCGGGCGGGAGGCCGCGGAGGCCAAGCGCCTGCTGTACGTGGCCCTCACCCGCGCGCGCGACCGGCTGGTGCTCTCGGGCGCTGCCGAGCACGGCGCATCCCGCTCGGCGTGGCAGCTGCTGGAGTCCGCGCTCGCGGCGGACCCGGGGCTGCGCGCCCTGGTGCAGGACGTGCGGGTGGACGGGCTTTCGCTGCCCCCGCCGCCTGCGGTCGCCCCCCTGGATGTGACGGCGGCCGAGGCGGAGCTGGACGCAGCGCTCGCGCGCGTGCGCGGCCCGCACCCGGCGCCGGCAGGTGGCGCGACCGCGTGCGTGAGCGCCGCGGCGCTGCAGGACTTCGCGCACTGCGCGCGCCGCCACGCCCTGCGGCGCGAGGGCAGCGGGCTGAGGGAAGCAGGGGAGTGGTGGGAGCCGGGCCCCGCGTCGGTGGACCTGGAGGCATGGGTGGCTCCGCGCTCGCAGGGCGAGCGGGTGCGGCGGCTGCTCGAGCGGGTGGACTTCCGGCTCGCCGCGGCCTCCGCGGCTGCCCAGCGCGCGCACCTCGAGGCGCTGGCGGCGGAGGAGGGCTGGGACACCGCGCCGGGCGCGGGCCAGGACGATGCGCACGGCGTGGAGGCGGTGCTGCGGCTCGCCGGCGGGGTGCTCGCGAGCCGCTGGGCGCGCTCGCTGGGGCAGGGCGCGCTGCACCGGCGACTGCCCTACGCGCTCCCGCTGGAGCTGCCGGAGGGCGGGCGCCTCACGCTCGAGGGACAGGTGGACCTGCTGCGCGAGCTGCCCGGGGGCGGCGCGGAGCTCGTGCTCTACAAGGACAGCGCGCGCCACCCGCTCGGCGCCGGGGCGTACCGCGAGGAGCTCGCGGCGGTGCGGCTCGCGGCGCGCGCGCTGCTGCCCGCCGGGGTTCCCGTGCGCGCCGGGGTGCTGTTCCTGCGCGAGCCCTCCCCGGAGCCTGCGTTCCCCGCCGAGGGCGAGGAGGCCGCGGGGCTCGAGGCCCTCGCGCGGGCCGCGCAGGGGCTCCTGGCGGGCGCCCAGGGTCCTGGGCTCCAGAAGGAGGGCTGCCAGGCGCTCTGCTGCGGATTCACGGAAGTGTGTTTCCCGGGGCCCGGTGCGTGA